The Besnoitia besnoiti strain Bb-Ger1 chromosome IV, whole genome shotgun sequence genome contains a region encoding:
- a CDS encoding hypothetical protein (encoded by transcript BESB_052310) — MGPNGTLLWGIAHEYGDHAGFWWSSEGQKALHTPGQGGSLVALSEHSDDALTALQELFSFVGAYACHFRWLASGALLVHRRFLRTHPWRGWPSYDGPLAIDELSVRCISWLGAAFKSLLSSCVKPSHARHACLLLLSPSAWSPYFHKSFCEHTEYSGHGADIHSVSHGCSAGLQSSCSWPSNATGTRFSRKRFKRLQNILSASAACSRTVVAVLVASRVASQLFSLFFPSCYGPGDAVEARRNSPAFERTPPCGEATPLLRPAVPEAQRRACCSMCKCLLINEPMPRRKALPLADAPAGGLAGGPVSLTANGRFRADGRSAFLLSERSTDHLRGFLCCCDRPAFRRRLAAEGIYPDKPRSLLEQRFSSARPGGSNRQQLDNCLWLLAAILAPAGNHARSLLFIARLCFLEAKATEKRKFAAPPAPLRKCTRRGSACEPVAYKALLREAANGATLRNAYEVAEAHWPDGAREAVRDASLYGANVRRAGRLHTGGHAASARRGAGWRQRHFNALRQGFRQAKAIEQGTLALLARLPVESVLSNLAPIPEPRARDSWLSGPSDPAPDRRQDVPSQPLETPEVAAKSALAQRPAPQEKSCAECEAAKPDGEARSAATEGAQDSVTGQGHAKLNAHAHMRYGFRDEVDRVVPTAAFEDRGSKTLRVEAHGEIAGLTYLCCLIQHALIQLNALISAISALLSTSPWLAATRVNSRRRRDRTRAHECGARRLFVKLRKFLTCLLFRSLLHALRAHRRAPLHCTFAAGPPLARSLLSSPLAAPPDAALVDPWSGSGASGMPFLQAAAANATRVLAASVLPASGRPVDAAKSARDPGSAWHLERRLAAVLQSLAEMHAPGQELQMIFLQALPALVLGAEVGKELLTHHWPWGLLDTEFALLALLVLAEPKPIQVLSAWQARVSEADIVLRTLAALRSATRPRVFLRKAPDLDWASAFRRPCSAGFSSSSSLSPASALRFPPVTTGASPGHSQLSFPPLVLSLGSTDRDFGSAARRLRPAEESKYPTASDGSVEETSKQLSRGRGASAMALTHSVSSRGHVDCGDATPEGPAFLTLPRMRRHLHARKQGRTKRPGAAACVSPSLVLERPFSAATQEAAWTASRAAFPASDRKETQAPCDRARAWRIRRLIQLAVSAAPLLAVSSGDSSPLRREGGAREPSRASLLARIGARSAHPACCTVAAMLTQILLQRFQSFAGAPDGLSFSRGDEKRLEGDGQFDPAADCGACVMRGGTRQASDRRIERDAGETAAAPGRRAARETGQSGATGRLSGHVKGDAGNAGAFRDGREAGERPAELPCLFRLLCRAERTDAAEWDEASMPEAAGCEGGGGSVRQQASADEDESSDGTTATERGASASEGDFGPPEEIRGTIATASVSGASRGASRRFCGGRRHPSQTRPAHLRCAPRGATDRLRGQRDWRRPPSWRVPASRLEFVETLIAALLLLPWAPVQSTSGHPPDGFFSPAGSSSDGSSPGAISASASLGVCFPSSFSMETFSSPPRRSSSSALRYAACCSQSPASVAPSSQAVAAASSSAAASSFAALSPVMHFASCCRPQHAQAAAIASPRFPLSRRPQGAEASANATTKRARKGADDAAETAESAGQERPPAERERCLRCGKDAGAAGEALPAKRESDARETADKPTKETSKRGPAEAEVKRGTATADARGEKRQAADGEFMAPHAESRVSEEDATTSFHPWALLELFCEKNSLWRGRRRARGPLLDESLIQAAPFFAFLLLETDVLALEEALTDATPAKKRSVFSSPSSYSSFLSSSSASAAALSGVSLPCSALRFSAPASGLGEGQPNEAPTGASARGRLTRLLRLSLLLCASVARTLCVAGTLHLLLLPLSVRQALRLLRLVQASSAGSAAALVTLPPPSASRQGAAATQAGRAVHDEGLHIARDDIQRWSRRGRSEAESQNSNRRGRSLARGQRRAGTREQASGDTRAAAEAYAAAEHLRLQSSADRPAHLTPERPSSCGASLHEAALEALLSCDSLHAKLRREAGVFSLVSFDEGPPHFTQVSSSQSPSPASSRASSSLSSSLSFSSPSVDLARRGASSRPVSSPRSFVLPSPSPSSSELFASEQAQAFPPPHAQRKSGRDNEGDAATATLVRKQKRDLARLLVCFRGRLEAVVAAERGAEPTGEGEEEGEENLGEIEKENGEREGARHARIGDAAAASSCLTSSLKKGELKKASRREIRTQAADGTHEKGASTENPQREAEKQSVNELRGEEHL, encoded by the exons ATGGGCCCCAATGGTACGTTGCTTTGGGGCATCGCCCACGAATATGGAGACCATGCAGGTTTTTGGTGGAGCAGTGAGGGGCAGAAAGCGCTTCATACGCCTGGACAAGGTGGCTCGCTCGTGGCGCTCTCTGAGCATTCCGATGATGCTCTAACCG CTCTACAGGAACTTTTTTCCTTTGTGGGCGCGTACGCTTGTCATTTTCGGTGGCTGGCGTCTGGAGCGCTGTTGGTCCACCGTCGTTTTCTCCGCACACATCCCTGGAGGGGGTGGCCGTCGTACGATGGCCCTCTTGCAATCGACGAACTCTCAGTCCGCTGCATCAGTTGGCTTGGAGCTGCGTTCAAGAGTCTGCTCTCAAGCTGCGTCAAACCCAGCCACGCGCGTCATGCCTGCTTGCTTCtgctctcgccctctgcgtggtCGCCATATTTTCACAAGTCTTTCTGTGAACACACAGAGTATTCGGGGCACGGCGCGGACATACACAGTGTCTCTCACGGTTGCTCTGCCGGTCTGCAATCCTCCTGCAGTTGGCCCTCAAATGCCACCGGCACGCGATTCTCTAGGAAGCGATTTAAACGTCTACAGAACATTCTTTCAGCGAGTGCGGCCTGTTCACGTACGGTGGTCGCGGTTCTTGTGGCGTCCCGAGTCGCCAGCcagctcttctctctcttcttcccgtCTTGTTATGGGCCAGGAGATGCCGTGGAGGCACGACGGAACTCGCCGGCATTCGAACGTACGCCTCCCTGCGGCGAAGCCACACCACTCTTGCGCCCGGCTGTCCCCGAGGCACAGCGGAGGGCCTGCTGCAGCATGTGCAAATGCCTGCTTATCAACGAGCCGATGCCGCGCAGGAAGGCATTGCCCCTGGCGGATGCCCCCGCTGGCGGTCTCGCTGGGGGCCCTGTCTCGCTAACTGCGAATGGACGATTTCGTGCGGATGGACGTTCTGCTTTCCTGCTCTCTGAAAGAAGCACCGATCATCTTCGAGGCTTTTTATGCTGCTGTGATCGGCCCGCGTTTCGCAGGCGGCTTGCCGCAGAGGGGATTTACCCAGACAAGCCGCGTTCGCTTCTTGAGCAGAGATTCTCGTCTGCGAGGCCCGGGGGATCAAACAGGCAGCAGCTGGACAACTGTCTGTGGCTTCTCGCCGCGATCCTCGCTCCGGCCGGGAACCACGCGCGGAGTCTCTTGTTCATCGCGaggctctgcttcctcgaAGCCAAAGCAACAGAGAAGCGGAAgttcgccgcgccccccgccccaCTCAGGAAATGTACTCGACGCGGGAGCGCCTGTGAGCCTGTTGCGTACAAGGCATTGCTCCGTGAAGCTGCAAATGGAGCCACTCTGCGAAACGCCTACGAGGTTGCAGAGGCACACTGGCCCGATGGAGCAAGAGAAGCCGTTCGGGACGCCAGCTTGTACGGGGCAAacgtccgccgcgcgggacgcCTCCACACCGGCGGTCACGCGGCATCCGCGCGACGTGGCGCTGGTTGGAGGCAGCGACATTTCAACGCTTTGCGCCAAGGGTTTCGCCAGGCAAAGGCGATAGAACAGGGGacgctcgcgcttctcgcgcggctgccagTCGAGAGCGTCCTCAGCAACCTTGCCCCTATCCcagagcctcgcgcccgcgatTCCTGGCTGTCTGGTCCCTCCGATCCTGCGCCAGATAGAAGGCAGGACGTGCCTTCTCAGCCGCTCGAGACACCGGAAGTCGCTGCAAAATCGGCGCTGGCGCAACGTCCAGCACCCCAGGAGAAGTCGTGTGCGGAGTGCGAAGCGGCCAAGCCGGATGGGGAAGCGCGGTCTGCAGCTACCGAAGGAGCGCAGGACTCCGTCACAGGTCAAGGTCACGCCAAGCTGAATGCCCACGCACACATGCGATATGGGTTTCGAGACGAGGTCGACCGAGTAGTTCCCACGGCTGCGTTTGAGGATCGTGGCTCGAAGACACTTCGTGTGGAGGCCCACGGCGAAATTGCTGGCCTTACGTATCTATGTTGTCTCATTCAACACG CGCTCATTCAACTGAATGCGCTCATCAGCGCGATTTCAGCATTGCTGTCTACGTCGCCCTGGTTGGCTGCAACGCGCGTGAATTcccggcgcagacgagatcgcacgcgagcgcatgagtgcggcgcgcgtcgtctctttGTGAAGCTTCGAAAGTTCCTCACTTGCCTCCTTTTTCGTTCTCTTCTGCACGCGCTCCGAGCTCACCGGCGGGCGCCCCTGCACTGCACGTTCGCTGCGGGCCCTCCTCTAGCGCGCTCTCTCCTCAGCTCTCCGTTAGCAGCTCCGCCGGATGCGGCCCTTGTAGACCCTTGgtcaggcagcggcgccagcggcatGCCATTTctccaggcggcggccgccaacGCCACCCGTGTGCTTGCTGCGTCAGTCCTGCCGGCCTCAGGACGCCCTGTGGACGCGGCGAAGTCTGCAAGAGATCCCGGAAGCGCCTGGCACTTGGAGAGACGGCTCGCGGCAGTCCTCCAGTCCCTCGCAGAAATGCATGCGCCCGGACAGGAGCTGCAGATGATCTTCTTGCaagcgctgccggcgctcgtcctcggcgcggAAGTCGGCAAGGAGCTGCTGACGCATCACTGGCCGTGGGGCCTCCTGGACACCGAATTTG ctctgcTCGCTCTTCTTGTCCTCGCGGAGCCGAAACCCATCCAAGTCCTCAGTGCGTGGCAAGCGCGAGTCTCGGAAGCAGATATCGTCCTCCGCAcgctcgccgctctgcgaTCTGCAACGCGCCCCCGGGTGTTTTTGCGGAAAGCGCCCGACCTTGATTGGGCTTCTGCATTTCGCCGGCCTTGCTCGGCaggtttttcttcttcgagctctctctcgccggctTCTGCGCTGCGGTTCCCTCCTGTCACAaccggcgcgtcgccaggcCACTCTCAACTGTCTTTTCCTCCGCTCGTGCTCTCGCTGGGCTCGACGGATAGAGATttcggcagcgccgcccgacggctgcggccggcagAGGAAAGCAAGTATCCGACAGCCAGTGACGGGAGCGTGGAGGAGACAAGCAAGCAGCTCTCGCGGGGTCGGGGTGCCTCAGCCATGGCGCTTACTCACAGCGTGTCTTCTCGTGGCCATGTGGACTGCGGCGATGCGACGCCCGAGGGTCCAGCTTTTTTGACGcttccgcgcatgcgccgccatCTCCACGCGCGCAAACAAGGCCGCACTAAGAGACCTGGCGCGGCCGCATGTGTCTCGCCGAGTCTCGTTCTCGAGAGgcctttctctgctgcgACGCAGGAGGCCGCTTGGACTGCAAGCCGGGCTGCGTTCCCCGCGAGCGACCGTAAAGAAACACAGGCGCcctgcgaccgcgcgcgagcctggCGCATTCGCCGCCTCATCCAGTTGGCCGTCTCGGCAGCTCCGCTTCTCGCTGTGTCCAGCGGAGACTCatcgccgcttcgccgtgaggggggggcgcgtgagccgtctcgcgcgtcgctcctcgcTCGCATCGGGGCTCGCTCCGCGCACCCTGCGTGCTGCACTGTAGCAGCCATGCTAACTCAG ATTCTTCTACAACGCTTCCAGTCCTTCGCCGGAGCGCCTGACGGGCTCAGCTTCTCGAGGGGAGACGAAAAGCGACTTGAGGGCGACGGGCAATTCGACCCCGCGGCTGACTGCGGGGCCTGCGTCATGCGCGGCGGAACCAGGCAAGCCTCGGACCGCCGCAtcgagcgcgacgccggagaaactgctgcagcaccaggcaggcgagccgcgagagagacagggcaATCTGGAGCAACAGGCAGGCTCAGCGGACACGTGAAAGGGGACGCGGGAAACGCAGGCGCATTCAGAGACGGCCGtgaggcaggcgagcgccCTGCAGAGCTTCCTTGCCTCTTCAGGCTCCTCTGTCGAGCCGAGCGGACGGATGCGGCGGAGTGGGACGAAGCCAGTATGCCAGAGGCCGCAGGATGCGAAGGTGGCGGCGGTTCGGTGCGGCAGCAGGCAAgcgcggacgaagacgagtCAAGCGACGGCACGACCGCCACGGAGCGGGGGGCGAGTGCGTCCGAAGGGGACTTTGGTCCCCCGGAGGAGATCCGAGGGACAATCGCAACCGCCTCAGtttccggcgcctcgcgcggggcttcgcggcgcttctgcggcgggcgtcggCACCCGTCGCAGACCCGACCAGCCCACCTCCgttgcgcgccgcgaggggcAACCGACCGCTTGCGAGGCCAAAGAGactggcggcgcccgccctcgTGGAGGGTCCCTGCGTCCCGG CTTGAATTTGTGGAGACTCTCATCGCggcccttcttcttcttccgtggGCCCCTGTGCAGTCGACCTCAGGGCATCCACCAGAcggttttttctctcccgcTGGTTCTTCCTCTGATGGTTCCTCGCCCGGCGCGatttccgcctctgcctccctcggcgtctgTTTCCCTTCGAGTTTTTCGATGGAGACGTTCTCTTCTCCCCCACGgcgctcgtcgtcctctgcacTCCGCTACGCCGCTTGCTGCTCACAGTCCCCTGCTTCCgtcgctccttcttctcaagccgtcgccgctgcgtcctcttctGCCGCAGCGTCATCGTTTGCGGCCTTGTCTCCGGTCATGCATTTCGCGAGCTGCTGTAGGCCGCAGCACGCTCAAGCAGCCGCGATCGCGAGtcctcgttttcctctctcccgtCGTCCTCAAGGAGCTGAGGCAAGCGCCaacgcgacgacgaagagagcgaggaaaggcgcggatgacgctgcggagactgcggaaAGCGCAGGCCAGGAgaggccgcccgcggagcGTGAGAGATGCTTGAGGTGCGGCAAAGATGCGGGggccgcgggagaggcgttGCCTGCGAAACGAGAGAGCGATGCGAGGGAGACAGCAGACAAACCCACGAAAGAAACATCAAAGAGagggcctgcggaggcggaggtgaAGAGAGGAACTgcgacggcggacgcgcgagggGAGAAGCGTCAAGCAGCAGATGGGGAATTTAtggcgccgcacgccgagAGCCGCGTCTCCGAAGAGGATGCGACAACCTCGTTCCACCCGTGGGCTCTTCTGGAGCTCTTCTGCGAAAAGAATTCACTCTGGaggggacggcggcgcgcccgtgGACCTCTCCTCGACGAATCGCTCATTCA GGCGGCACCGTTCTTTGCATTCCTTCTCCTTGAGACGGATGTGCTCGCGCTCGAGGAGGCTTTGACAGATGCGACCCCTGCGAAGAAGCGTTCagtcttttcttctccctcgagcTATTCTTCctttctttcgtcttcgtctgcgagcgcggcggctctcTCGGGTGTTTCGTTGCCTTGctcggcgctgcgcttctcagCTCCTGCGTCGGGGCTGGGCGAAGGGCAGCCCAACGAAGCGCCCactggcgcctctgcgcgagggcgccttacacgcctcctccgtctATCTCTCCTTCTTTGCGCGAGCGTGGCGCGaaccctctgcgtcgccgggaCCCTTCaccttctccttctgccgCTCAGCGTGCGCCAagccctgcgcctccttcgcctcgtccaggcctcctctgcgggcagcgcggcggcgctggtgactctgccgccgccctccgcgagtCGCCAGGGTGCCGCTGCGACGcaggcaggccgcgccgtGCACGACGAGGGGCTGCACATCGCGCGAGACGATATTCAGAGATGGAGCAGGCGCGGACGAAGCGAAGCGGAAAGCCAAAACTCGAaccgcagagggcgcagccTTGCGCGAGGACAGAGGCGAGCCGGCACGCGCGAGCAGGCCTCTGgcgacacgcgcgcagccgcagaggcctacgcggctgcagagcaCCTACGGCTCCAGTCGTCGGCAGATCGACCTGCACACCTTACGCCTGAGAGACCttcgagctgcggcgcctctctccacgAGGCTGCATTGGAGGCGCTTCTTTCGTGCGACTCTCTGCATGCAAAACTGCGCCGAGAAGCTGGCGTCTTTTCGCTTGTGTCGTTCGACGAAGGGCCGCCGCACTTCACACAAGTGTCTTCGAGTCAGTCGCCATCTCCAGCGTCCTCccgtgcttcttcctcgctctcgtcttccctctctttctcctcgccaAGCGTCGATTTGGCTCGCCgtggcgcttcttctcgccctgTGTCTTCCCCGCGCTCGTTTGTGctcccttcgccttctccgtcgtcttcggaGTTGTTTGCCAGTGAGCAAGCTCAGGCATTTCCTCCTCCGCACGCACAGAGGAAAAGCGGAAGGGACAatgaaggcgacgcggcgacggcaacgCTCGTCAGGAAGCAGAAACGAGATCTCGCCCGGCTTCTGGTCTGCTTTAGAGGACGCCTCGAGGCCGTCGTTGCCGCTGAGAGAGGGGCGGAGCCGactggcgaaggcgaagaggaaggagaggaaaactTGGGTGAAATCGAGAAAGAAAatggagaaagagaaggggcgcgccacgcgcggataggcgacgccgcggcggcgagtaGCTGTCTGACAAGCAGCCTGAAGAAAGGCGAACTGAAAAAGGCGAGCCGGAGAGAAATAAGAACacaggcggcggacgggACACACGAGAAGGGCGCATCGACCGAGAATCCacagcgagaagcagaaaagcAGAGCGTAAACGAACTCAGGGGGGAGGAGCACCTTTGA
- a CDS encoding putative ornithine aminotransferase (encoded by transcript BESB_052320) — MAATADKVDLSAPNGGEWQMSIDTYRSGLNMKKEEDFFDCDRQYVCRNYAPVPVVISKGKGARVWDINGNEYYDFLAGVSSLSQGHCHPRVVAALCRQATRLTLTLRSFGNDITGPACRFMAEMFGYDRVLLMNTGAEAGESAVKIARKWAYEVKGVPHDSAKIILCKNNYWGRTIAACSSSTTFECYNNFGPFTPGFTLIDYDDLDALEKALEDPHVAAFFVEPIQGEGGVNVPHPGYLKRAHDLCKSKNVLLIADEIQTGLCRTGRRLAVDHDGVHPDILLLGKSLSAGVVPISAVMGSAQVIDVLTPATHGSTFGGNPLACAVAVEALSVLRDENLAERAERLGIKFRDRVTKELQGRVPWIKEIRGKGLLNAIEVDSDLVNPNDIVMKLKENGILSKPTRVKVLRFIPPLVITDDEHEDATAKIIKSFLAVDEERRK, encoded by the exons ATGGCGGCTACTGCTGATAAGGTCGACCTGTCTGCTCCCAACGGGGGTGAATGGCAAATGAGTATAGATACGTATCGAAGCGGCTTGAATatgaaaaaagaagaagacttTTTCGACTGTGATCGCCAGTATGTGTGTAGAAACTATGCACCAGTGCCAGTAGTTATCAGCAAAGGCAAAGGCGCTCGCGTGTGGGACATCAACGGGAATGAGTACTACGATTTCCTTGCTGGCGTCTCG AGTCTCAGCCAAGGGCACTGTCACCCCCGTGTCGTAGCTGCGCTCTGTAGGCAAGCGACAAGGCTAACTCTCACCCTAAGATCTTTTGGAAATGACATTACAGGGCCAGCATGCAGGTTCATGGCAGAGATGTTTGGCTACGACCGCGTGCTCCTCATGAACACAG GGGCCGAGGCCGGCGAGTCTGCTGTAAAGATAGCTCGGAAGTGGGCTTACGAGGTGAAGGGCGTCCCCCATGACTCTGCCAAGATCATTCTATGCAAGAATAATTACTGGGGGAGGACGATCGCGGCATGCAGCTCATCTACAACGTTTGAATGTTACAACAA CTTCGGTCCGTTCACCCCTGGGTTTACGCTCATCGATTATGACGACCTTGATGCATTGGAGAAAGCACTGGAGGATCCCCACGTCGCAGCATTTTTTGTTGAGCCCATCCAAGGGGAGGGCGGGGTGAACGTCCCTCATCCAGGCTACCTAAAGCGAGCACACGACCTTTGTAAAAGCAAAAATGTGCTGTTAATCGCTGATGAAATACAAACAGGCCTATGCCGAACAGGCCGGCGTCTTGCCGTAGATCACGACGGGGTGCATCCAGATATTCTACTGTTGGGCAAGAGTCTGAGCGCTGGTGTGGTGCCGATTAGCGCGGTGATGGGGAGCGCCCAGGTCATTGATGTGTTGACGCCCGCAACACACGGCAGCACTTTCGGTGGCAATCCGCTTGCATGCGCTGTGGCAGTCGAGGCTCTAAGCGTTCTTCGAGACGAGAATCTTGCTGAGAGAGCCGAAAGACTGGGAATCAAATTCAGAGACCGAGTGACGAAGGAACTGCAAGGGCGTGTGCCATGGATTAAGGAAATTCGGGGGAAAGGTTTATTAAATGCCATCGAAGTTGACTCTGACTTGGTCAACCCTAATGACATTGTAATGAAGCTGAAGGAAAATGGCATCTTGTCGAAGCCGACAAGAGTAAAGGTTCTTCGTTTCATTCCTCCTTTGGTGATTACGGATGATGAGCACGAGGACGCGACAGCCAAAATCATTAAGTCATTCCTTGCTGTCGACGAAGAGCGTCGGAAGTGA
- a CDS encoding putative oxidoreductase (encoded by transcript BESB_052330), whose protein sequence is MQWIPLDSFFNGLMESPLLMIVACVGMFKIVGGLFNSVWCAAAALLLRDCDLLTKMLPEKKAYWKGRTAWVTGACSGIGLSVARLLAMRGCKIIMSSNRPEALKAAVDDIIKFCNNKGTQRKESDFLVLPCDMLHLETLDETVTKAKEWQGKIDFLFNNAGIIGVGALMPYKSDERVVVVDLLAQMKITKLVVPIMKESGFGHIIFTDSMYSRFVTGGFASYCAAKHGLRAFAEGLDREFKAKGYNIAVTNICPGWVNTPIYSRAVGPAEMPEAIDYKSKKVTIGLSSDCVAEKILKSSSNRLSECWVSRNPELLIAYFNYYVPFATRIFLDAAAKSMCAATDETVSDILAQKAINIKPKGEELR, encoded by the exons ATGCAGTGGATTCCGCTTGACAGCTTTTTCAACGGGCTCATGGAGTCACCGTTGCTTATGATAGTCGCCTGCGTGGGCATGTTCAAAATTGTTGGAGGGCTGTTCAATAGTGTGTggtgcgctgccgccgctctgtTGCTACGCGACTGCGACCTACTTACCAAAATGCTtccggagaagaaggcatACTGGAAGGGTCGAACAGCTTGGGTCACAG GTGCCTGCAGCGGCATTGGACtgagcgtcgcgcggctcctaGCGATGCGTGGCTGCAAGATTATCATGTCCAGTAATCGTCCGGAGGCACTCAAAGCTGCAGTTGATGACATTATCAAGTTCTGTAACAACAAAGGAacgcagaggaaagaaagcGACTTCCTTGTCTTGCCGTGCGATATGCTTCACCTCGAAACTTTGGATGAGACGGTGACGAAAGCGAAGGAATGGCAAGGCAAGATCGACTTCTTGTTTAACAATGCCG GTATAATTGGAGTTGGCGCCCTCATGCCGTACAAATCTGATGAGCGAGTCGTTGTTGTCGATTTACTCGCTCAAATGAAGATCACAAAATTGGTTGTGCCAATCATGAAGGAGTCGGGTTTCGGCCACATCATATTCACGGACTCCATGTACAGCCGCTTCGTCACCGGAGGCTTTGCTTCGTACTGTGCGGCGAAGCACGGGCTGCGAGCGTTTGCGGAAGGACTCGATA GAGAGTTCAAGGCAAAGGGATACAACATTGCCGTTACGAATATTTGCCCGGGATGGGTAAACACGCCCATCTATTCGAGAGCTGTAGGACCGGCAGAGATGCCAGAGGCGATAGACTACAAGAGCAAAAAAGTTACCATCG GCCTCTCAAGCGACTGCGTTGCGGAGAAAATCCTTAAATCGTCTTCGAACAGGTTGAGCGAGTGCTGGGTTTCGCGGAACCCAGAGCTTCTGATTGCGTACTTCAACTACTATGTTCCCTTTGCCACTCGTATCTTCCTCGATGCCGCGGCGAAAAGCATGTGTGCTGCAACAGACGAAACAGTGTCCGATATTCTCGCTCAAAAGGCGATCAACATCAAGCCGAAAGGAGAGGAGCTCCGATGA